AGACATTATTCAGGACGCGACAGTTGTCGCTGGAGCCGGATTCCCATCCGGCCGCACGGCCGTTCAAGCAGGCCCTCGTGGAGGACGGTATTCCGTTCACATCATTTGGGGTGGACGACGTGCAGGCCGAATACGAACGGCTCAGCGCGAAGGGTGTGCGATTCACGCAACAGCCCACGAATCTCGGGCCGGTGATTGTGGCCACGCTGGACGACACCTGCGGCAATCTGCTGCAGATTGCGCAGTTGACCGGTCAGGGGTGATGCGAACGGGCGGCCGAGTCGTGTTGTGGACTCCGCCGCCCGTCATGTAGCTGGGTATGCGTTGGGCTCAGATGGTGCGACGCACCGGCGCGGCGAATGGGTCGGCGTCCCAGGCGTCGGTGGTCAGCGCCGGTAGCGCCGCAGTCGTGCCCGCTCGCCGCTGCGTTGCGGTGCGCCACGGAGCGGCCGGCGCGGGTGGCTGCACGGCGTTGGTCAACTGCTGCGTGATGCTCACTGCACGCGCGCGTCCAGCGTTGCCCGGTCGAGCGCTGGCGGACAAGGTGAGATGCACGCGGGTCTTCCAGGTGGTCAAGTCGTCGAAGGTGTTGCCGCTGTTGAGATCTTCACGGCGGAAGTAGTAATCGAGCCCTTCGTCGTCGCGCGCGAAGGCATAACCGGTGGGATGCACCTTGGTGACGAGCGCGTGTACGCTGCCGGCGTCGTCATCGTGTACGGGTGTGTCAGCGACGGCGCTTGACACATGGTCGTCGGCCAGGGCCACGACCAACTGCGGCACTTCGACATCCGCGGGCTCAGTAGGCGGCGCGCCGTCGGTGTGCTCCTGGGGCAAGGACGGCTCGGGCTGCGCGAAGTGCGAGGACGTAAGCTCCGGTGTGTTCACCAGCTTCGGCCAGAGGTCGTCAAGCCAGATGGGATCGAAGTCGCGGAGACGCAGCGGATCGTTGGGGTCGTAGAACTCACGCGGGCAGGAGCCACGTGCCGACACAATGGCCACGCGTTTGCCAAGTCGTCGCACGGCCTGCAACGCCGGCACGAAGTCGCGATCGCCACCCACCACAATGGCAATGTCGAAGGCGGAGAGGGCGGTCATCTCCAGCAGGGCGGTGGCGAGTCCGACGTCGACGGCCTTTTCGCGTGGCTCGTAGGTCTGCTCGTCGGGTCGCTGTGCGCGGCGCACACGTCCGCCCCGGTAGTCGATGTCGTAGCGATAGACTTCGTAGCGGTGTTGCCGGCGCAGGGCATCGAAGAACTCGCTGCGTCGCTGTACGGCGTCATCGTCGACCGGGTCGTAATTGGTGGCGATGGACGCGAAGTAGTGTGTGCGCACGACATCGAGCGGATCGCCCGACGGGAGTTGTCTGGCCACATGCTCGGCGCAGAGCAAGGGCAGGGCACCGAAGCGCAGCGGCCCGCCAACCCGTTTGGCATAGCCCAGTTGATCTGCCATACGGTTGGCCGTTACGGCCAACCAGGTGCCATCGATAAACATCATGGTACGAACGGCCATGTCAGTCGCTCCAACATTGAGGGCATGTGTGATGCGCGTTACACAGAGCGGCCCGCCTTTGCCGAGCCGCCTCTGCATTGTGCGTTGGGCTGGCGCGATGCGCAAGACGCAGCCCGGCAATTGCGCCCGGCGCGCCTGTCGCGCCAATTGAGGCATGACCAACTCCCTTTGCCCTCGCCGCTGGCTGCACTCGAGCCTTGCCCCGCTTCTGTTGCTCACTTCGGCGTCAATTTCCGCTGCGCAGAGTGGCGCGACACGCCCAACCGGTGCCCCGACAGACACCGTGGTGCACATCGCCAAACCGCGCATGCCGCTGCCCGACGAGGCGGCGAGCGCCGGTGTGACACGCTTCTCGTTCATTGCCTACGGCGACACGCGCGGGCGGCGCGATGGCGTGCAGGAGCAGTACGAACACTCGCTCGTGGTCGATCAGATGCTGCGCACCATGACGCAGCTGGAGCGTGGTCCCGATCCGGTGCGTTTCATTCTGCAGAGTGGTGACGCGGTGGTGAATGGGCGTGACCCGAAGCAGTGGAACGTGAGTTTCGTGGGCCTCATCAACCGGCTCACCACCGAGGGCGGCGTGCCGTACTTTCTCGCGCCTGGCAATCACGACGTGACCTCATCGGGTGACCTGGCCAATGCGGGGCGTGCGGAGGGATTGCGCAACTATCTGCGTGCGGTGCAGCAGCTCATTCCGGCGGATGGTGCGACGCGGCGTCTGGCTGGGTACCCCACGTATGCCTTTGGCTACGGCAATGTGTTCGTGCTCGCGTTCGACTCGAACATTGCGGAGGATTCGACGCAGCTCGCATGGGTGGAGTCGCAGTTGGCCGGGCTTGATCGTGAGCGCTATCAGCATGTGATCGCGTTCTTTCACCATCCCGCGTATTCGTCGGGGCCGCATGGTGGCGCCATCATCGAGCGCCCCACGGCCGCGGTGCGTGAGCGCTACATGCCGCTCTTTCGCAAACATGGTGTGACCATGTTGCTGACCGGGCATGAGCACTTCTTCGAGCACTGGGTGGAGCGCTGGAAGGATGTGCGCGGCGAGTGGCAGCGCATGGATCAGTTGGTGAGTGGCGGCGGCGGGGCGCCGCTCTACAGCTACCAGGGCGAGCCGGACCTCCGGCCGTATCTCCGGGCGGGCGTGGCGGACTCGGTGCGGGTGCAGCATCTGGTCAAGCCTGGCATGGAGCCGGGGGACAATGCCTACCACTTCGTGGTGGTGCACGTGGACGGTCCACGCATGTGGCTGGAGGTGATTGGTGTGGACTGGGGCCGGGGCTACCTGCCGTACCGGAGCAACCGCGCGACGGTGCGGGACAGTGTGATTCGGTAATCCCGACCTTGACAGATTCGTCTACTAGGCCAATAGTACTAAATCGTTAGTACTATCGGCTTGGTACATCGGACCTGCGGGTGACGGGAGGTCGGGATGACGGATGCACCGTTGGGTGAGCGCGAGCTGGACGTAATGGCGGCGCTGTGGCGGCTGGGGTCGGGTACGGTCAACGAAGTACGTGATGCGGTGGGAGATCCCCTGGCCTACACCACGATCCTCACGATCCTCCGCAATCTCGAAACCAAACGTTTCGTGCGGCGGGAAGAGGAGGGGAGGGCGCATCGCTACTTCCCCCTGGTCGCCCAGCAGTCGGCGCAGCGCAACGCGTTGTCGCGTGTGCTGCACAGTTTCTTCGGCGGTTCGCCCAAGGCGCTGCTGGCGCAACTCGTACACGACGAGGAGCTCTCCGCCGAAGAATTGCAGGAATTGGCGCGGTCACTGGCGGCGGTGGACAGCAAGACGTCGAATGAGGTCGCCGGTCGCTCGACTCCAGCGAACGCGACACGTCGCGGTTCAGGGCCATCCAAGCGGGGGGCGCCATGAGCGACGTGGCCGTCACCTGGACGGTGGCACTCACGTGGTTGGGTGCGAGCCTGGCGTTTTCGGCGCTGCTTGGTTTGTCGGTGCTTTTCGGGGAGTTGCTGGTGGCGTCGTTCGGCCGACCGCGCCGCTTTCTCTGGGCCAGTGCGCTCGTCTTGGCGGTGATCTGGCCGGTTGCGGGCTGGTTCATGGTGCCGCGTGTGGCGCCGCAATGGGTGGTGCATCCGTACGAACCACCGGCGGCCACGATGGACGTGGGGCCGTCCGCTGTCATCATGCCTGCCGTGGATCGCGCATGGACCGCGTCCAGTCTGCCACCTGTGGCAACCGTGGCAACCCTGTGGGGCGTGCTGTCTCTGGTGATGGCCGGCTTCGTGCTTCGCGGGGCATTGGTGCTCTACAGGGCGCAGCGTGCGGCGCGCCGAGAGGTGCTGCTCGGTGAAACGGTGCTGCGCACGCAGCATGTCGGACCGGCCGTGATTGGTGTGGGGCGCGCCTCGCTGCTGATGCCGGATTGGCTGTGGGAACTCGATGAACGATTGCAGCGACTTGTGCTGCACCATGAGCTGGAGCATCGCCGCGCGGGCGATCCATGGCTGGTGTGGGGCGGTGTGCTTGCCACGCTGATCACCCCGTGGAATCCGGTGATCTGGTGGATGATGCACAGAATGCGTCTCGCCATGGAGATCGACTGCGATGCACGCACGCTCAAGGCCCATCCCGATGCCGGGTCGCAGTATCCGCGCCTGCTCCTGCTCATTGCGCACCTGCGGCAGCGTCCGCAGTACACGCCACATCTGGCGCCCTTGATTATCCCTTCCGCTTCACAACTTTCCCGGAGAATGCGTGCCATGACATCCCCCGTGCCTCTTAAGAGTCCGATGGCAAAGTTGGCGGTGGCTGCCATCACGTTCGGATTGCTCAATGCGGCCTGCTCGCGTCAGATCGCCGGCAATCTGGCGGGGCCTGCGGTGCCGGTGGTGATGGAGTCAGTGCCTGGGGAGGGTGTGTCGGTAGCGCCGAGTGATTCGGTGACGAGCGCGGCGGCCAAGGACTCGGTGTATTTCGATTTTCAGGTGGAGCGGCAGGCAATCGCGCTACCTCCCGGATTTGGGCCACGCTTTGCCGAGGTGCTTGGTACACTGAAGGTGGACGGCGACGTTCTGATGCAGTTTGTCGTTGAACCGGGTGGCACAGTGCGCAAAGAGTCCATCAAGGTTCTCCAGTCACCTCATCCCGAGCTATCCAACGCTGTCGTTGTCGGTCTGAGCGAGCTGCGCTTCCAACCTGCGATGCGCGGTGGTCGACCGGTTGCCCAATTGGTGCAGCAGCGCTCGTCGTTTGGTGTGGGAAAGCCGGTCTCCACTCAGCAGTCCGAGAGCAAAGGCCGCGCTGCTGGAGGTGAAAGGAAGACTGACACGACGCCGACTCCCGCTTCGACGGACCGCGTGCTCTTCGACTTCGAGGTCGATACTCCGGCGATGTTTGCACCGGGCAGTAGCGGCCCGGCGTATCCCGCCGAAGCAAGAGCACGTGGTCTGAACGGCGAGGTGCTGGCGCAATTCGTGGTGGATGTGGACGGAACGGTTGTTCCGGGCAGCATACGCGTCGTGCGCTCCAGCGATTCACTGTTTTCGGCGGCTGTCGAACAATTCCTTCCAAGCGCACGATTCACTCCCGCGAAAAATGGCGGGCAGCCTGTAAGGCAGCTCGTGCAGCAGCCGTTCGGGTTCGAGACCAGGAAGGATTGAGCACGTGGCCGGACCCTTGTTGACTGGTGGAGCAGCGTGGATAATTCCACCATGGCCATCAACCTCAAGAGTCCCGACGCCGAAAAGCTCATCCGGGAGCTGGCGGACATCACTGGTGAGACTATCACCGACACCATTCAGCAGGCGGTGCGCGAGCGGCTCACGCGAGAGCGGCTACGCCGCCTTGGGGCGGTGGAGAAGTCCTGGGCGCGCATCGGGCGCATCCAGGAGCGCATTCGGGCGTATCCCGAGGCGGGCGGTGTGACGGGGGCTGACGCGTGATCCTGACCACGTCAGCGCTGCGGGCGCTCTGGAGAAACGAGGCCGATGCCTCGCTGCTGCACACGGCCATCATGCGCGCGCCGGTTCGGGCCGTGTCAGCGGCCACGGTGGTGGATGCGGCCATGCAGCTCTTGAGTGAGCGGCAGGGGGGCGCCGACCTCGAACTCGATGCGCTGCTGCGTGAGCTCGAGGTGGTGGTGGTGCCATTCAGCGAGTCGCAGGCCCATCGCGCGCGAGAGGCGGCCCGTACCTTCGGACCCGGACGTCACAAGGCGTCATTGGGGTTGGGTGACTGCATGGCTTACGCGCTGGCCATCGAGAGTGGCGAGCCCGTGCTGGCCGTGGGTGAGGCCTTTGTGGGCACCGACGTGGAGCGGGTGGCGTACTAGCCCCCCGCTCCGTTTGCTGCGTCAGCGCTTGGTCTTGATAACCACCACGCCGTTGG
The nucleotide sequence above comes from Gemmatimonas sp. UBA7669. Encoded proteins:
- a CDS encoding VOC family protein — translated: TLFRTRQLSLEPDSHPAARPFKQALVEDGIPFTSFGVDDVQAEYERLSAKGVRFTQQPTNLGPVIVATLDDTCGNLLQIAQLTGQG
- a CDS encoding NYN domain-containing protein, producing the protein MAVRTMMFIDGTWLAVTANRMADQLGYAKRVGGPLRFGALPLLCAEHVARQLPSGDPLDVVRTHYFASIATNYDPVDDDAVQRRSEFFDALRRQHRYEVYRYDIDYRGGRVRRAQRPDEQTYEPREKAVDVGLATALLEMTALSAFDIAIVVGGDRDFVPALQAVRRLGKRVAIVSARGSCPREFYDPNDPLRLRDFDPIWLDDLWPKLVNTPELTSSHFAQPEPSLPQEHTDGAPPTEPADVEVPQLVVALADDHVSSAVADTPVHDDDAGSVHALVTKVHPTGYAFARDDEGLDYYFRREDLNSGNTFDDLTTWKTRVHLTLSASARPGNAGRARAVSITQQLTNAVQPPAPAAPWRTATQRRAGTTAALPALTTDAWDADPFAAPVRRTI
- a CDS encoding metallophosphoesterase family protein, which translates into the protein MTNSLCPRRWLHSSLAPLLLLTSASISAAQSGATRPTGAPTDTVVHIAKPRMPLPDEAASAGVTRFSFIAYGDTRGRRDGVQEQYEHSLVVDQMLRTMTQLERGPDPVRFILQSGDAVVNGRDPKQWNVSFVGLINRLTTEGGVPYFLAPGNHDVTSSGDLANAGRAEGLRNYLRAVQQLIPADGATRRLAGYPTYAFGYGNVFVLAFDSNIAEDSTQLAWVESQLAGLDRERYQHVIAFFHHPAYSSGPHGGAIIERPTAAVRERYMPLFRKHGVTMLLTGHEHFFEHWVERWKDVRGEWQRMDQLVSGGGGAPLYSYQGEPDLRPYLRAGVADSVRVQHLVKPGMEPGDNAYHFVVVHVDGPRMWLEVIGVDWGRGYLPYRSNRATVRDSVIR
- a CDS encoding BlaI/MecI/CopY family transcriptional regulator; translated protein: MTDAPLGERELDVMAALWRLGSGTVNEVRDAVGDPLAYTTILTILRNLETKRFVRREEEGRAHRYFPLVAQQSAQRNALSRVLHSFFGGSPKALLAQLVHDEELSAEELQELARSLAAVDSKTSNEVAGRSTPANATRRGSGPSKRGAP
- a CDS encoding M56 family metallopeptidase, with protein sequence MSDVAVTWTVALTWLGASLAFSALLGLSVLFGELLVASFGRPRRFLWASALVLAVIWPVAGWFMVPRVAPQWVVHPYEPPAATMDVGPSAVIMPAVDRAWTASSLPPVATVATLWGVLSLVMAGFVLRGALVLYRAQRAARREVLLGETVLRTQHVGPAVIGVGRASLLMPDWLWELDERLQRLVLHHELEHRRAGDPWLVWGGVLATLITPWNPVIWWMMHRMRLAMEIDCDARTLKAHPDAGSQYPRLLLLIAHLRQRPQYTPHLAPLIIPSASQLSRRMRAMTSPVPLKSPMAKLAVAAITFGLLNAACSRQIAGNLAGPAVPVVMESVPGEGVSVAPSDSVTSAAAKDSVYFDFQVERQAIALPPGFGPRFAEVLGTLKVDGDVLMQFVVEPGGTVRKESIKVLQSPHPELSNAVVVGLSELRFQPAMRGGRPVAQLVQQRSSFGVGKPVSTQQSESKGRAAGGERKTDTTPTPASTDRVLFDFEVDTPAMFAPGSSGPAYPAEARARGLNGEVLAQFVVDVDGTVVPGSIRVVRSSDSLFSAAVEQFLPSARFTPAKNGGQPVRQLVQQPFGFETRKD
- a CDS encoding type II toxin-antitoxin system VapB family antitoxin gives rise to the protein MDNSTMAINLKSPDAEKLIRELADITGETITDTIQQAVRERLTRERLRRLGAVEKSWARIGRIQERIRAYPEAGGVTGADA
- a CDS encoding type II toxin-antitoxin system VapC family toxin, which translates into the protein MILTTSALRALWRNEADASLLHTAIMRAPVRAVSAATVVDAAMQLLSERQGGADLELDALLRELEVVVVPFSESQAHRAREAARTFGPGRHKASLGLGDCMAYALAIESGEPVLAVGEAFVGTDVERVAY